Part of the Pseudomonas sp. ADAK13 genome is shown below.
TTCATCGAGCCCACCGCGGTGACATTCGGCTGCCAATCGCTGAAGGGCACCTTCATGGCCGTGACCACGGAGGCGGGCAGGGGCATCTTGGACTGGGCGATCAGCGCCGAAATCTGCACGAACTTCACCCCGGCAATGATCGCCACAATCACCAGCACCACCACGATCATGACGAGCATCGGCCGCCACAGTCGACGCTTGCGCGGTGCGCCGGGCTCGGGTGGCAGGGGAGAGGCAGTAATGACGTCAGCCATGGGTGTTCTCGCTGTATCAAGAGTTCAGTTCAGTCGAACCGTGCCGAATCGGCAGGCGCTGCCTTGTTGTTGGCCGGCATGATCTCGTTCCACGATGGCAGGCCGAAGCGATCCGGGTGGCCCTTGGTGGCAGGGTCCACATCCGTTCGGTTCCACCAACCGCCCCCCAATGCCTGGAACAGCGCAGTGGTGTCGCTGTAGCGGGAGGCCTGTGCCTTGACCCGCGCAAGCACGGTGTTCTGGTAGGTCTGTTGGGCGGTGAGCAGGTTGATGTACGCCACGGCACCGAGCTTGAACTGTGCCTGCACCAAGTCCAGGTTGGCTTGCGCGGAGCGCTCAGCCACCACCTGCTGGTTGAGCGCATCGGCATCGGCTTCCAGCGCCCGCAGCGCGTTGGCCACGTCCTGGAATGCGCCAATCACGGTGCCACGATAACGCGCCGCCGACTCGTCGTAGGCCGCCACGGCCGCGCGTTTGCGATGTTCGAGTGCGCCGGCATCAAAGATCGGCTGGGTGATCGACCCGGCCAGGCTCCACACACCGCTGCCCGCCGAAAACAGCTTGGTGCCGCTGGCCACCGTGGAACCCACCGACCCGGTAATGCTGAACTGCGGCAACTGATTGGCCACGGCCACGCCTATGTTGGCGCTGGCCTGGTGCAGTTGCGCCTGGGCAGAACGCACGTCCGGGCGTTGGCCCACGATGGCCGAGGGCAGGCTGACCGGCAGTTCTTCCGGCAAGTGCAGGGAGGCCAGGTTGAAGCGCTCGTCCCGGTCCTGATTGGGAAACCGGCCGAGGTAGGCCATCAACTGGTTGCGGGTCTGCGCCAATTGCTTTTGCAGGGGCGGCAAGCTGGCACGGGTTTGCGCCAGTGCGGTCTGCTGCGTCAGGACGTCGCTATCACCGATGGCACCCAGCCGCCGCTGCGACTGCAGCACGTCGAGCTGGTCGCCCTGTAGCCGGATGATTGCCTCGGTAGAGGCGATTTGATCACGTATCGACGCCAGGCTGACCGCGGTATTCACCACATTGGAGGTCAACGTGAGGTAAGTCGCCTCCAGCTGGAAGCGTTCGTACTCGGCTTGCGCCGTGGTGGATTCGATTTGCCGGCGCGTACCGCCGAACACATCCGGGGCATAGGACACGCTCAACGACGCCGAACTCACCGTGAGAATCGGCGACTCCGGCAAGCCCGAGGTCACCCCCGATACCTTCTCGCGGGCTTTCTGCACATTGCCGCTGACGGAAGGGAACAACGACGCCTGGTCGGCATAGACCAACTCGTTGGCCTGGCGCAACGCGGCTTGAGCGGCGGTGACATCCGGGTTGGCGCGCAAGGCTTCTTCGACCAGGGCGTTGAGGGCTGGCGAACGGAACAACGTCCACCATTGCCCGGGAATATCCATCCCGGCGATCAGCCGCTGCGCCGCGCCGCCGGCGTCGATGTCGGCCTTGGCGGTAGCGGTTAGCTTTTCCCGTGAGTAATCAGCGTTAGCGGGCACCTCGGGGCGCGCGAAATCGGGCCCGACGGTGCAACCCGCGAGGGCAATGCACAGCAGGCTCAACGGAGCCAGAAGGTGTGGTTGTCGAAAAAGGGCGCGGGGCTGCGCCACTTGTTGCGGTCCCGATGCAAGCTGCCGAGGCTGCTCTTTCATATTTACTCTGATTAATCAGTAGGTTGACTGCTTTATTGGTTGAGCGATGAATGCAGGCGCATCGGTTAGGGCCGCCGAAAAATGGCTCGCGAGTAGCCGAATTCAAATCAGTGTAGGTGGTGCCGGCCGGTACGCAATGTCAGTACGTGCCGACCCTTAATGAAAATGCGTTATGCGCATTAATATTGAATTAGGTTATGCAATATAAGTATTTTACATGCGACCATTAGCACCTCATGGTAGCTGTCCCTACGAACACTGCCGAGACCGCGCGCGCGGATCGACTTGAAATGCCTGAGAGGGCATCTGGAGCGAACGTGCGTTATCTGACAAAACTGGCGGCCGGGTTGGCCGCTACCTTGCTGTGCCTGACCGCGAACGCGCAAACGCTGGTGGTCGGAGACCAAAGCTACAACGCCCAGGCCGTGATGGAAGCGGCGGGGGTGCTGGACGACCTGCCCTATACCCTTGAATGGAAGCAATTCACCGCCGGCTCACCGGTCGCCGAAGCGCTCAACACCAACAGCCTGGACCTCGGCTTGCTCGGTGATGCGCCCGTGCTGTTCCTGGGCGCGCTGGGCGCGCCGATCAAGGTGATTGCCATCAGCCGGCAAAATCTCGAAGGCGTGGCCATCCTGGTGAAAAAGGACTCATCGATCCACAGCCTTGCAGACCTCAAAGGCAAGCGCGCGGCCATCTGGAAAGGCTCCTGGAGCCAGCAATTGCTGCTGACTGCACTGGACAAAGCCGGCGTGCCAAAGGACTCATTGGACCTGCGCTACCTCAGCGCACTGGATGCTTCCCACGCGCTGGAAGGCGGCTCCGTTGACGTCATCGCCACCTGGGAACCCTACGTCACCCAACAGGAACGCCAGGGTGCGCGGGTGCTGGCGACCGCCGACGGGTTGATCCCGGCCCAGAGCTTCGTGGCCGCCAGCACCAAGGCCGTCGACACCAAGCGTGCGCAAATCAGCGATTTTCTCCAACGCCTGAAAAAAGCCCGTGACTGGACGCGCCAAAGCCCGGCCAACGCCGACGCGTACGCAGACGCCTGGGCCAAACGCACCCGCGCCGACGCCGACATTGCCCGCGCCTGGTTCGCCCGTGCGCGTACCACGGTCGAACCTGTGACAGCCCAATCACCGGTAGAAGCGCAAAAGACCGTGGACTTTTTCGCCAGCCAGGGTCTGGTCAAGTCCTACCCGGCTGCCACGTTGTTCGATGACTCCTTCGCCGCGTCGCTGCAGCCTGCCGTCGCCAAAACCCAGCCCTGAACGCTTCAAGGAATACCTTAGTCATGACCAAACGACAGCTCAAACTAGGCGCCTTGACCATGGGCTGCGGCGGGCCTGGCCGCCACAATCTATGGCTCGACCCTCAACTGCCGGCCGACGCCAGCGTCAATGTCGACTGGTACATCGACATCGCGCGCCAGGCCGAAGCGGCGTTGTTCGACCTGATGTTCATTGTCGACAGCCAGTTCATCACCCCGGGCTCGCCCTCCCACTACTTGAATCGCCTGGAGCCGCTGACGTTGTTGTCGGCGCTTGCCGTGAGCACCCGGCATTTGGGCCTGGTCGGTACGCTGACGACCTCCTACAACTCGCCGTATAACGTCGCGCGACGCCTGGCCTCACTCGACCTGATCAGCAAAGGCCGCGCCGGCTGGAACGTGGTCACCAGCGGAGACGCCGGCACCGCCGGCAACTACAGCCGCGACGAACATTACGATTACGACACCCGCTACGGCCGGGCAGCCGAGCACGTCCAGGTGGTGCAGGGCCTGTGGAACTCCTACGAGGACGATGCATTCGTGCGCGACCGGGCCACGGGCCAGTTCCTCGACCCGAACAAACTGCACAGCCTGAATCACAAGGGCGAGCACTTCTCCGTGGTCGGCCCGCTGAATATCCAACGCTCACCCCAAGGCCAACCGGTGATCTTCCAGGCCGGCGACTCGGAACAAGGCCGCGACCTGGGGGCCGCCACCGCCGATGTCATCTTCACCCATGCCGCGAGCATCGAGCAGGGCCAGGCGTTTTACCGGGATATCAAGGGCAGGGCGGAGCGACATGGCCGTGATCCCGGGCAATTGCTGGTAATGCCCGGCGCCGAGATTTATGTGGGCGATACCGACGAACAGGCCCGTGAAATCGAACAGCACTATCACCAGGCCGATCACAGTTTCGAGCTGGCGTTGAAGGAGTTCGGGCGCAATTTCGGCTGGCATGATTTCACCCAGTACGACCTTGACGCGCCGTTTCCGCAGGAGAGTCTGGAGGCGGCACGCAGCAGCTTCTTCACCGCCGCCAAACGCATTGCTGACCAGGCCCAGGAGAAAGGGTTTACGTTGCGCCAGGCGGTGGAGTTTGGTCGGCAGCTGCGCCCGGGTGCCTTTGTCGGGTCGGCGCAGACGGTGGCGAGCAAGATGGCGGACTGGTTTGAAGCACGGGCGGTGGATGGGTTCAATATCTACATCGGGCATCCGGAGCAGTTCAAGCGGTTTACGCAGGAGGTCATCCCGTTGTTGCAGGCCCGTGGCGTGTACCGCACGGCGTATGAGGGGACGACGTTGCGGGAGAGTCTGGGGTTGGCGATTCCGCGAGGGGTTCGTAAAAGGTAGTCGATGTCGCCATACCCTCACGATAAAAGTGCCCACTGAACTCGCTGCTCAGGTCGAGTCTTTGTGCTAAAGGTTTTCGGTTTTCTACCGACAGTAACGGAGGAGGCCAAGTTTTCCGTTCGCCCGATGTTACCTGCCAAGATTGCCGCTAAATGCTTTTCGAACCTGAGCGAAAAAATCCATGTTCTTAAGAAATATACGAATCGCCGCCAGGGCGTTCATCGCTTTTGCCGCTATTGCGCTGCTGAGTGTGTTTCTCGGCCTCTTCGCGTTGAAGCAGATTCGAGAAGTTCAGTTCCAGGCGGCTGACATCCAGAACAACTGGATGCAGCGGGTCAGGATCCTCGCGCTGGCCAATGCATCGCTAGACCGTTTTCGCCTGGGTGAGATGGCACACATCCTGTCTTCAACCAACGCAGACATGCAGACCTACGAAGAAAAATCAGCAGGGCGCCTGAAAATCGTCAAGGAACAATTGACGCAGTACGCAGGATTACTCAGTACGACGGATGAAAGATCACGTCTCGCCGTGTTCAACCAGAGTCTTGATGTTTATGCGAAGAACCATATCGAGATGCTCCGGCTCTCGCGGGCGGGCGATAAAAAGGCTGCCGTAGAGTTTCTCAACAGCATACGAGACAGCTATGAGCAGATGACAAAGAACTTCGATCAACTCATAGACCTTGCCAATAAAGGTGCCGAACAGGCTGGCCAACAGTCTGTAGACGCTTACGAGCATGCCATCGGCGGTATCGCAATCGTGATTCTGCTGGTGAGTGCGGGAACAGTCATTGTTGCCTGGCTGCTGACCCGAAGCATTACCGCGCCCATCATCGAAGCGATGCACGTGGCCGAGACCATTGCCAGAGGCGACCTGACCCAACCCATCAACCCCACCGGTAACGACGAGGCCACACGCTTGCTCAGGGCGCAGGAGGTGATGCGCGATAACCTCGTGCAGACACTCCGGCAGATAACCGGCTCCTCCAACCAACTGGCCGCTGCGGCCGAAGAACTGAATGCTGTCACCGCCGAGGGCAGTCGCGACTTGCGACAACAGCATGGGGAGATTGAGCAGGCAGCCACGGCGGTCACGCAGATGACAACAGCCATTGAAGACGTAGCGAGGAATGCCGCGTCAACTTCCGAGCTTTCACAGGAATCGCGAAACATCGCCTTAAAAGGCCAGCAGCGAATGGTTGAGGCTTTAAATTCGATTCGATCGCTGACACAGGGTGTCGAACTGAGTTCCGAGCAAGTCGGCGGCCTTGCCGATCAAGCCAAGAGTATCGGCAAAGTCCTTGATGTTATTCGGGCGATTGCCGAACAAACCAATCTTTTGGCGCTGAACGCTGCCATCGAGGCCGCACGTGCGGGGGATGCGGGCCGTGGTTTCGCGGTGGTGGCCGACGAAGTGCGTGCCTTGGCACACCGTACGGCCCAATCCACCCAAGAAATTGAGCAGATGATCGGAGGCATCCAGACCGGGACCGCCAACGCCGTCAACACCATGCACGCCAGTAGCAGCATGACTCAGCAGACCCTCGAGTTGGCCGAGCTTGCGCAAAAAGCCTTGGCGGACATTGTTGCAGCCAACGACGAAATCAATGACCGTAACCTGGTAATTACCACCTCGGCTGACGAGCAAGCGCATGTCGCGCGGGCGGTAGATCAGAACCTGCTGAATATTCAGCAACTGTCGATTCAATCCTCAGAGGGTTCCAGCCAAACGACGGCCGCGTCACAGTCTCTTGCAACCCTGGCGTCTGAGCTGAACACAATGGTCAAGCATTTCCAGGTCTGATCAGTCATGGGATCGCCACAGCGCGTTCTGATTGAACGCGCTAATCCCATTCATGCCGGATCTACTCAGAGCGGCTCGGTGTGATTGACCCCTGCCTGCTCTTGATACCCTTTGCGCAGTTTCTCCGCGACCAGCTTCTCTGCTTCGCGCGAAGCTCGCTCGGGGCTGTCGAGGGACTTGATCAGGGTCTGGCCCTTGGTGCCGATGCGGCCGAAGTGCACCACGACCTCTGCCTCGGTGACGCCGATTCGCCAGAACTTGTTGGAGTTGCCTTCACCAAAGGTGAACTCGCGCATCGGGGTCGACGCTTCAGGGGGTGGAGCCGGCTCGACCTCAACCGTTTCCGGTTCGACGTCCGGTTCCGGCTCTGGCAGCGCGGGCGTTTCTTCACCCCGTAGCAGCGCTTCGATGCGATTCAGCACCTCTTCCGGGTCTCGCAGCCAGTCATGGCTGGGCACGTCGATGATCTTCCAGCCGAAGCTGCGCAACACGGTCGGGCGGAAGATATAGCGCTCACGCACGTCAGCTGCGGCCGCCGTATTGCCGTCCAGCAGCACACCAAGGCTGAAGTGTTCACCGCTGGCGTCACTGATCGCCAGGTCGCAGCGGAACTGCGAACGTCCCACATATTCCTGCACCGTATGCCCTCGCTTGCGCAACGCGGCAGCGAGAGCGCTGCGCAGGCTGTCCCTGGGCAGGCTGACCGCAAAGGATTGCTTGGCGCCCGGGTTGAGGTTGGCGAGGATGCCCTGAGAGCGCGGCGCATCTCCGTTGGCACTGGCCTGGGCGAACTGCAGGAACGCGCGCAATGCAGCGGCACCGTCGTTGTGGGTGTTGGTGATGGCCTCTGCCTCAATGCTGGAGACGATCGCCATGCGTTTGCGCGCGCGGCTGAAGATCACATTGAGGCGTTTTTCCCCGCCACGCTGGTTGATCGGGCCGAAGTTCATCAGCATCTTGCCGTTCGGGCCCGGCGCATAGCAGATGCTCAGGATGATTACGTCCCGTTCATCACCCTGCACGTTCTCCAGGTTCTTGACGAACAGGCCATTGAACTGCCCGGCGTCTTCGCGCACGTACTCGCGCTCCAGGCGGGTGGCAAAGGCCGAGTCGCTGGCGGCCAAGTCTTCCAGGGCTTGTTCGATAGCGCCTTGCTGGGCTTCGGAGAAGGCCACAATGCCCAGGCTCAAGCCGGTCTCGCGCTGCAGCAGTTCGCGCACCAGCTGAGCGATATACCGCGCTTCGGCCAGGTTACTACGACCGAGGTAGACGCCATCGCTCATCTTCAAAAAGCTGATGGGGCTGTCGAGCAGCGTGTCGGCACCCTGCGTCACTGCCAGGGCATCCGTGGAGTCCAGGGCGGCATGGGCCGGGGCAGGGCGCTCGATACGCCGGTCGGGGATGGTGATCAGCCGGCCTTCGTAGAACGCCGCGTTGGAAAAGCTGATCAACGCTTCATGCCGGCTGCGGTAGTGCCAGGCCAGCAGGGTCGCCGGCAAATTGCGTGCGGCCTGGCTCAGCAGGCTGTCGGCATCGAGGTTGATTGCAATCTGTTCGCCGTCTTCCATGGCAATCAGTTCGTTATCGTCCTGGTCCCCTGCGCTGGAGAAGAAGTTGGTCGGCGGCAATTGCATCTCGTCACCCACCACGATCACCTGCTGCGCACGGCTCAAGGCCGGCACGGCTTCTTCGCTGGGGATCTGGCTGGCCTCGTCGAAAATCACCACGTCGAAGAGGTCCGGGATCAGTGGCAGCGTGTCGGATACCGACAGCGGGCTCATCAACCAGATGGGCTTGAGGTCGTTGATCACTCGACCACTGTCGCCACTCGCCATTTCGCGGATGGAGCGGTAGCGCATGGTCTTGCCCAGCTCATGCTCCAGCTCGCGGCGGCCCTTGGCATAGGCTTTCTTGAACTCGCGGGCCTGGGCGTCCAACTGGGTCACCGACATCGCCGATTGCTTCACATGTTCCAGGAAACGCTGATGCAGCGTGGCGCTGAGCACATGGGCATTGTGCTTGAGCAGGCTGCTTTCCGCCTGGCTGACCTGACGGGCTGCCAGCCCCAGGGCCGGGCCGTCGAAGCGCGCCAGTTGCGGGTTGGCGCGGTACAGGCGGGTGAGGTTTTCCTGGGCAATCAAACCCTCCAGCGCAGGTTGCGCCAGGGCGTGCTGTTGCAGGGCAAACAGGCAGACGGGATCGGCCTGGTGCAGCTCTATGAGCAGGGGCAGGGTGTCGGGCAGTTCGTCGAGTTCTTCACGCAGGTCGCGCAGGTATTCGGCCAGCGCGCCCAGGCTCGGCGCCGGCTCAAACGCACAGTGTTGCGCAACCAGCTCGGCCAGGCGAGCAACCGGCTGTCGCAGGCTGGCTTCCTGGCGCACGCCGGGCAGGGCATTCGGGTTACCGCGCAAGCCTTCGACCCACTGGCGCAACAACGGTGACGTGCTCAGTTGCTGGAGCAGGGCTTGCAGGTTGTGCACGAACAGGTCGATGTCCTGGATACCGTAGCGACTTTGCAGGCGCTGCTGTTCGGCCTGCAACTCGGCGGTGGCGCGGTGTTCGCCGGCCAGGTTGTCGAGCACATTGCGGTAGCTGGGACGGACTGCGTGCTGGCTGAAGTCGTAGCGCCGCTGCAGCTCGCCACGCAGTCGCCACCACGCCGGTTGCAACCATCGCAGCAGCGAGCCTTCCAGGCGCTGCACCAGATCCTGGGCGGCCTGGGTGTCCTGGGGCGCGAGTTTGTGGCGCCAATGGCGGGTGGCTTCACCGGCGCTCTGTTGCTGCACGGTCAGCGTCTGCAACGCCGCTTGTTCGGCGTGCAGCGCCTGGGAGCCCGGTGAGCCCGGTTCCAGCAGGTCGAGGTGCGACGCCAGGTTGGCGCCGGTCAGTTGCTCGGCGGCCTGGGTCAGCACGCACGCATCCGCCAGGCGCGTATCACTGGACAGCAGGCTGGAGGAAGACTCCATCAACTGCTCGACACTGTCCATCAACCCGCTGGCTTCATCCAGGAAGGCCTTGAGCTGGCCATAGGCATGCTCGTGGGTAATGAGACTGGAAGCCAGGTGGCTGAAAGGGTGGCGCGCAAAACTGTCGAGGCCGAAGCGCTCGTTGATCGCCTGATACAAGCGACCCGTCAGTTCGTTTTGTGCCTGCCAGCGACGCCAGTCGGGCAAGCGCTCCAGGGCCTCGGGGGGTAACTGTGCAGCCACGGCCGGCAGTTCGATGAGATGCCGCACCAGCTCACGCACGGAGCAGGCCAGGGTCTCCGGCACCCCGGCCATGGCTTGTTCAAAACGCTCGATCAGGCCCAACTGTTGGCTCAGGGTGGCCAATGCAGCGCTGCGTCGGGCCTGCAACTGCGGCGATTGCGCGTCGCCGGCAATCCAGCGCTCATAACACTCGCGCAGGTTGCCCACGAAGTCCTTTTTGTCGGTCTGGGAGTCGTGAATCAGGCAGCACAATTCGCCCAGTTCACTCTGTTGCAGGCGATGGAATACCACGTCCAATGCCGCGCGCTTTTCGCAGACAAACAGCACGCGCAGGCCGCGACCGGCGTAGTCTGCAATCAGGTTGGTGATGGTCTGGGACTTGCCGGTGCCAGGCGGCCCCTGAATGATGAAATTGCGCCCGGTGCGGGCCAGGCTGACAGCGGCGTTCTGCGTAGCGTCGCCGGCCACCACGTTCCATTGTTCCGGCAGCGGGATCGGATCCGGTGATTGGACTTCGACCTCCCGTGGCTCGATGGAAAACATCCGGTCAAACGATTCGTTTTGGGCCGGCTCGTCGATCAACTGCGCGTAGTCGCGCACCAGCGACATCTTGCGGTAGTTGAAGTTGGCCAGGGTGACCTGGGTCAGGTCGATGTCCCAGGCGTATCGATGCCCCTGATTCTCGGGCAGCGCGAAGGTGCTGTTTTCGGTGCTGCTGGCGACCATTTGCGGATGCTGGTCGCGCAGCGACGGCTTGCCGCCAACCGCGAGGCGCAGCGGCAACTGGCTGGGCAACACCTTTTGCTGGAACAGTTGCAGGCCCAGCGGGCGGTAGTCTTCGCGGTCGTAGCTGAAGTCTGGCTTCACCAAAGGCATGGCCGAGCGCTGACGGGCCCGGCGGCGCTGGAAGTGGTGCAGATGCTGCACCGCCTTCTGGTGGATCAATTCGATTTGCGGTTTGCTTTGCAGGCGCAACTCAACGCCAGGCTCGGTCAGTTTGATCTGGCGAGCAATGTCGGCGTGGATGTCTTCCAGCGACGTCTTTTGCAGGTCAACGGTTTCCGGCAACTGGATATCGTAGAGCTGGCGCAACTGATGACGCAGCACCGGGTTGAACTCCGCCTCGGTTTCATCGCACTGCAACATGAACTGGTCGCGCACGCCTTTTTTACGGCTCAGCTCCACCGGCAGCCACAGCAGCGGGGTGACGATGCGTTCTTCCGGGTTGTCCTTGAGGTTGTGCCAGCGCATGAAGGCCACCACCAGGCGCAGGTTGCTGAAGCCGAACTCGGCGCGGTCGCGGCGAGTTTCCTGGATGATGCGTTCCAGGGACGCCTGCAACCAGGTCTGGTCTTCAAACCGCAGCCATTGCTGCAGGCCAACGGGCTTGCCGCTCAATACCTGCTCGGAGAAACCACCGAGGGTCGGCTGCCAGGTGCACAACGCGTCGGGCCGGATGCTTTCAATCTGCATCACCAGCGGTACGCTGGCCACGGTCAGGTTGACGCTGGCCTGGGTCGGCCGGAAGTACAGCAGGCGATTGCGTCGCGACAGGTCGAACAGGCGGTTGCGCAGGTGCTCCAGCACCACGGTGCGCCGCGAAGCCGGGCCCTCGGCCTGGGCCAGCACGCGCTCCACATCCAGGCTTGCCGGCTGCTCTCGCCAGGATTCCAGGCGCCGGGCCAGGGCGTTCACATCAGTGGCGCGCTGATGCCGGTTGAGCTCGGTCATCTCGACGATCAGGTTAGCCAGCACCGGATTCAGCCGGCCATTGAGCTGGAACAGGTTGCGCCGGTGGCGGGCAAACGTCTTGAGGTCGTTGATATCGGAAAAGTCCAGCCCGCAGGCCAGGCACGCCAGCAACTGGCCGAGCTGGAAAATATCGGTGATTTCGTCGTGATGCCCGAGACGATGCTCCCAGCTGTGCAAGTCCGGCAGGAACACCGGGTGAGCGATAGGCTGGTGCGGGTCTTCCTGAACGTGTAGGTCGGTAATCGCCACGCCCGTTTCCGAATCCCGGGTCAGGCGGACCTTGCCGACGATATTCAGCGCAGACTCCGGGTTGGGTTGCACCTGCTTGATCGCCTCCAGCGCCAGGCGCGGCGGCACGCCCTCGGGGTTACGCAAGTACAGGGTGCGCTCAGGCCCTTGCAGCACATCGAGGAAGCTCAGCTGGGCGACACGCCCAAGCTCATGCAGTTGCGCCACCTGACGCAGCAGCGGCAGCGCCAGGAACAACACGTCGTCGATGGGCACGGCGGCGCCATCGTGGCTCAGCAACAACTGCGTGAACGTGACAGGCTGGGTTATTGGGTCCATGTGTCGACCTCCGCTTTGAGCGCGCGAACGATCGGGTCGAGCTCACGTTTTGGCAATTTGATATCGCGCTTGAGCACGCTGATAAAGTCATCGGCGCTGCCG
Proteins encoded:
- a CDS encoding WGR domain-containing protein, translating into MDPITQPVTFTQLLLSHDGAAVPIDDVLFLALPLLRQVAQLHELGRVAQLSFLDVLQGPERTLYLRNPEGVPPRLALEAIKQVQPNPESALNIVGKVRLTRDSETGVAITDLHVQEDPHQPIAHPVFLPDLHSWEHRLGHHDEITDIFQLGQLLACLACGLDFSDINDLKTFARHRRNLFQLNGRLNPVLANLIVEMTELNRHQRATDVNALARRLESWREQPASLDVERVLAQAEGPASRRTVVLEHLRNRLFDLSRRNRLLYFRPTQASVNLTVASVPLVMQIESIRPDALCTWQPTLGGFSEQVLSGKPVGLQQWLRFEDQTWLQASLERIIQETRRDRAEFGFSNLRLVVAFMRWHNLKDNPEERIVTPLLWLPVELSRKKGVRDQFMLQCDETEAEFNPVLRHQLRQLYDIQLPETVDLQKTSLEDIHADIARQIKLTEPGVELRLQSKPQIELIHQKAVQHLHHFQRRRARQRSAMPLVKPDFSYDREDYRPLGLQLFQQKVLPSQLPLRLAVGGKPSLRDQHPQMVASSTENSTFALPENQGHRYAWDIDLTQVTLANFNYRKMSLVRDYAQLIDEPAQNESFDRMFSIEPREVEVQSPDPIPLPEQWNVVAGDATQNAAVSLARTGRNFIIQGPPGTGKSQTITNLIADYAGRGLRVLFVCEKRAALDVVFHRLQQSELGELCCLIHDSQTDKKDFVGNLRECYERWIAGDAQSPQLQARRSAALATLSQQLGLIERFEQAMAGVPETLACSVRELVRHLIELPAVAAQLPPEALERLPDWRRWQAQNELTGRLYQAINERFGLDSFARHPFSHLASSLITHEHAYGQLKAFLDEASGLMDSVEQLMESSSSLLSSDTRLADACVLTQAAEQLTGANLASHLDLLEPGSPGSQALHAEQAALQTLTVQQQSAGEATRHWRHKLAPQDTQAAQDLVQRLEGSLLRWLQPAWWRLRGELQRRYDFSQHAVRPSYRNVLDNLAGEHRATAELQAEQQRLQSRYGIQDIDLFVHNLQALLQQLSTSPLLRQWVEGLRGNPNALPGVRQEASLRQPVARLAELVAQHCAFEPAPSLGALAEYLRDLREELDELPDTLPLLIELHQADPVCLFALQQHALAQPALEGLIAQENLTRLYRANPQLARFDGPALGLAARQVSQAESSLLKHNAHVLSATLHQRFLEHVKQSAMSVTQLDAQAREFKKAYAKGRRELEHELGKTMRYRSIREMASGDSGRVINDLKPIWLMSPLSVSDTLPLIPDLFDVVIFDEASQIPSEEAVPALSRAQQVIVVGDEMQLPPTNFFSSAGDQDDNELIAMEDGEQIAINLDADSLLSQAARNLPATLLAWHYRSRHEALISFSNAAFYEGRLITIPDRRIERPAPAHAALDSTDALAVTQGADTLLDSPISFLKMSDGVYLGRSNLAEARYIAQLVRELLQRETGLSLGIVAFSEAQQGAIEQALEDLAASDSAFATRLEREYVREDAGQFNGLFVKNLENVQGDERDVIILSICYAPGPNGKMLMNFGPINQRGGEKRLNVIFSRARKRMAIVSSIEAEAITNTHNDGAAALRAFLQFAQASANGDAPRSQGILANLNPGAKQSFAVSLPRDSLRSALAAALRKRGHTVQEYVGRSQFRCDLAISDASGEHFSLGVLLDGNTAAAADVRERYIFRPTVLRSFGWKIIDVPSHDWLRDPEEVLNRIEALLRGEETPALPEPEPDVEPETVEVEPAPPPEASTPMREFTFGEGNSNKFWRIGVTEAEVVVHFGRIGTKGQTLIKSLDSPERASREAEKLVAEKLRKGYQEQAGVNHTEPL
- a CDS encoding LLM class flavin-dependent oxidoreductase, translated to MTKRQLKLGALTMGCGGPGRHNLWLDPQLPADASVNVDWYIDIARQAEAALFDLMFIVDSQFITPGSPSHYLNRLEPLTLLSALAVSTRHLGLVGTLTTSYNSPYNVARRLASLDLISKGRAGWNVVTSGDAGTAGNYSRDEHYDYDTRYGRAAEHVQVVQGLWNSYEDDAFVRDRATGQFLDPNKLHSLNHKGEHFSVVGPLNIQRSPQGQPVIFQAGDSEQGRDLGAATADVIFTHAASIEQGQAFYRDIKGRAERHGRDPGQLLVMPGAEIYVGDTDEQAREIEQHYHQADHSFELALKEFGRNFGWHDFTQYDLDAPFPQESLEAARSSFFTAAKRIADQAQEKGFTLRQAVEFGRQLRPGAFVGSAQTVASKMADWFEARAVDGFNIYIGHPEQFKRFTQEVIPLLQARGVYRTAYEGTTLRESLGLAIPRGVRKR
- a CDS encoding efflux transporter outer membrane subunit, with the translated sequence MKEQPRQLASGPQQVAQPRALFRQPHLLAPLSLLCIALAGCTVGPDFARPEVPANADYSREKLTATAKADIDAGGAAQRLIAGMDIPGQWWTLFRSPALNALVEEALRANPDVTAAQAALRQANELVYADQASLFPSVSGNVQKAREKVSGVTSGLPESPILTVSSASLSVSYAPDVFGGTRRQIESTTAQAEYERFQLEATYLTLTSNVVNTAVSLASIRDQIASTEAIIRLQGDQLDVLQSQRRLGAIGDSDVLTQQTALAQTRASLPPLQKQLAQTRNQLMAYLGRFPNQDRDERFNLASLHLPEELPVSLPSAIVGQRPDVRSAQAQLHQASANIGVAVANQLPQFSITGSVGSTVASGTKLFSAGSGVWSLAGSITQPIFDAGALEHRKRAAVAAYDESAARYRGTVIGAFQDVANALRALEADADALNQQVVAERSAQANLDLVQAQFKLGAVAYINLLTAQQTYQNTVLARVKAQASRYSDTTALFQALGGGWWNRTDVDPATKGHPDRFGLPSWNEIMPANNKAAPADSARFD
- a CDS encoding methyl-accepting chemotaxis protein; protein product: MRDNLVQTLRQITGSSNQLAAAAEELNAVTAEGSRDLRQQHGEIEQAATAVTQMTTAIEDVARNAASTSELSQESRNIALKGQQRMVEALNSIRSLTQGVELSSEQVGGLADQAKSIGKVLDVIRAIAEQTNLLALNAAIEAARAGDAGRGFAVVADEVRALAHRTAQSTQEIEQMIGGIQTGTANAVNTMHASSSMTQQTLELAELAQKALADIVAANDEINDRNLVITTSADEQAHVARAVDQNLLNIQQLSIQSSEGSSQTTAASQSLATLASELNTMVKHFQV
- a CDS encoding ABC transporter substrate-binding protein, whose product is MRYLTKLAAGLAATLLCLTANAQTLVVGDQSYNAQAVMEAAGVLDDLPYTLEWKQFTAGSPVAEALNTNSLDLGLLGDAPVLFLGALGAPIKVIAISRQNLEGVAILVKKDSSIHSLADLKGKRAAIWKGSWSQQLLLTALDKAGVPKDSLDLRYLSALDASHALEGGSVDVIATWEPYVTQQERQGARVLATADGLIPAQSFVAASTKAVDTKRAQISDFLQRLKKARDWTRQSPANADAYADAWAKRTRADADIARAWFARARTTVEPVTAQSPVEAQKTVDFFASQGLVKSYPAATLFDDSFAASLQPAVAKTQP